The following are encoded together in the Ictalurus punctatus breed USDA103 chromosome 1, Coco_2.0, whole genome shotgun sequence genome:
- the LOC128630387 gene encoding uncharacterized protein LOC128630387 isoform X1, with product MSAVSPVLSADEDSLELHMVRLELEDVEKQIRGLLDKQAQLLERQTALETSCASAHISKVSTQRGISTPSPSTPCVSLCRDRAPRTFPAVVSVTPAPTHLGPWVNQRQKARAGPSPPPVFEIPTRNRFAPLRQTRPNTVIVGDSIVRNVRVASSKGKVRTHCFSGACVLDVAAQVSGILKKDERIGAVVLHAGTNDTRLRQTEVLKRDFSSLIETVRGRSPTAKIIVSGPLPTYRRGAEKFSRLLALNDWLVSWCNEQNLVFVNNWNLFWERPRLFRPDGLHPSSLGAELLSDNISKALHSK from the coding sequence atgtctgctgtctctccggttttgagtgcagatgaggactcgcttgagcttcacatggtgcggctggaactggaggatgtggagaagcagatccgcggcctactcgacaagcaggcccagctgctggagcgacaaactgcgctggaaacatcttgtgcctctgctcacatatccaaggtaagcacacagcgtggtatttccactcccagcccctctacgccgtgtgtttctctgtgcagggaccgtgcacctaggactttcccagccgtggtctccgtcacgccggcgccaacacacctcgggccttgggtgaaccagcggcaaaaggcgcgggctggaccttctccacctccggtgttcgagattccaaccaggaaccgcttcgcccctctccgccagaccagacccaacactgtgatcgtcggggactcaattgtgcggaacgtccgtgtagcctcatctaaaggtaaggtgcgcacacactgtttttctggtgcttgtgtccttgatgtcgctgcgcaggtatccgggatcctgaagaaggacgagcgcattggagcggttgtgctgcacgcggggacgaacgacaccaggctgcggcagacggaggttctgaagagggacttctccagcctgatcgagacggtacgaggcagatcacctaccgcgaagatcatcgtctctggacctcttcccacatacagacgtggagcagaaaagttcagtagacttctagcattaaatgattggttagtctcttggtgtaatgagcagaatctggtgtttgtcaataactggaatctgttctgggagcgtcctaggttgtttcgtcctgatggcctgcatcccagcagccttggagcggaactgctttcagacaacatttccaaggcgctacactccaagtga
- the LOC128630387 gene encoding uncharacterized protein LOC128630387 isoform X2: protein MSAVSPVLSADEDSLELHMVRLELEDVEKQIRGLLDKQAQLLERQTALETSCASAHISKVSTQRGISTPSPSTPCVSLCRDRAPRTFPAVVSVTPAPTHLGPWVNQRQKARAGPSPPPVFEIPTRNRFAPLRQTRPNTVIVGDSIVRNVRVASSKGKVRTHCFSGACVLDVAAQVSGILKKDERIGAVVLHAGTNDTRLRQTEVLKRDFSSLIETVRGRSPTAKIIVSGPLPTYRRGAEKLFRPDGLHPSSLGAELLSDNISKALHSK from the exons atgtctgctgtctctccggttttgagtgcagatgaggactcgcttgagcttcacatggtgcggctggaactggaggatgtggagaagcagatccgcggcctactcgacaagcaggcccagctgctggagcgacaaactgcgctggaaacatcttgtgcctctgctcacatatccaaggtaagcacacagcgtggtatttccactcccagcccctctacgccgtgtgtttctctgtgcagggaccgtgcacctaggactttcccagccgtggtctccgtcacgccggcgccaacacacctcgggccttgggtgaaccagcggcaaaaggcgcgggctggaccttctccacctccggtgttcgagattccaaccaggaaccgcttcgcccctctccgccagaccagacccaacactgtgatcgtcggggactcaattgtgcggaacgtccgtgtagcctcatctaaaggtaaggtgcgcacacactgtttttctggtgcttgtgtccttgatgtcgctgcgcaggtatccgggatcctgaagaaggacgagcgcattggagcggttgtgctgcacgcggggacgaacgacaccaggctgcggcagacggaggttctgaagagggacttctccagcctgatcgagacggtacgaggcagatcacctaccgcgaagatcatcgtctctggacctcttcccacatacagacgtggagcagaaaa gttgtttcgtcctgatggcctgcatcccagcagccttggagcggaactgctttcagacaacatttccaaggcgctacactccaagtga